One Caretta caretta isolate rCarCar2 chromosome 24, rCarCar1.hap1, whole genome shotgun sequence genomic region harbors:
- the UFC1 gene encoding ubiquitin-fold modifier-conjugating enzyme 1 produces MADEATRRAVAELPLLRTNAGPRDRELWVQRLKEEYQALIKYVENNKNADNDWFRLESNKEGTRWFGKCWYIHDLLKYEFALEFDIPVTYPSTAPEIAIPELDGKTAKMYRGGKICLTDHFKPLWARNVPKFGLAHLMALGLGPWLAVEIPDLIAKGLIEHKEK; encoded by the exons ATGGCGGACGAGGCGACCCGGCGCGCGGTGGCGGAGCTGCCGCTGCTGAGGACGAACGCCGGGCCCCGAGACCGGGAGCTGTGGGTGCAGCGGCTGAAGGAGGAATACCAGGCGCTCATCAAG TATGTGGAAAACAACAAGAACGCTGACAACGATTGGTTCAGGTTGGAGTCTAACAAGGAAGGGACGAG gtgGTTCGGGAAGTGCTGGTACATCCATGACCTGCTCAAGTACGAGTTTGCCCTCGAGTTCGAC ATTCCTGTCACATACCCATCCACTGCCCCTGAAATCGCCATTCCAGAGCTGGATGGGAAAACCGCCAAGATGTACAG GGGAGGGAAGATCTGCCTGACTGACCACTTCAAGCCCCTGTGGGCCAGGAACGTGCCCAAGTTTGGGCTGGCCCATCTCATGGCCCTGGGG CTGGGCCCATGGCTGGCAGTGGAGATCCCGGACCTGATTGCCAAGGGGCTCATCGAGCACAAGGAGAAGTGA
- the APOA2 gene encoding apolipoprotein A-II: MKVLVLAMVLLCVCSLEGAVVMRDAETPSSSLSDVFSQYFQTVSEYLSKQLPEKVKAEEIKTQAKAYLEQANEQFSPIAKRLHTEFMDLLTQLVETGKKAVQQ, translated from the exons ATGAAGGTCTTGGTCTTGGCCATGGTGCTGCTCTGTGTGTGCAGcttggaag GTGCTGTGGTGATGCGCGACGCAGAAACCCCAAGCTCCAGCCTCTCGGATGTCTTCTCCCAGTATTTCCAGACGGTGTCTGAATACTTGAGCAAACAGTTGCCAGAGAAGGTGAAGGCCGAGGAGATAAAGACCCAGGCAAA GGCTTATCTGGAGCAGGCCAATGAGCAGTTTTCGCCTATTGCCAAGCGGCTGCACACCGAATTCATGGACCTCCTCACCCAGCTGGTGGAGACCGGGAAGAAGGCTGTGCAGCAGTGA